Proteins found in one Onychomys torridus chromosome 21, mOncTor1.1, whole genome shotgun sequence genomic segment:
- the Rps15 gene encoding 40S ribosomal protein S15, whose translation MAEVEQKKKRTFRKFTYRGVDLDQLLDMSYEQLMQLYSARQRRRLNRGLRRKQHSLLKRLRKAKKEAPPMEKPEVVKTHLRDMIILPEMVGSMVGVYNGKTFNQVEIKPEMIGHYLGEFSITYKPVKHGRPGIGATHSSRFIPLK comes from the exons ATG GCTGAAGTGGAGCAGAAGAAGAAGCGGACCTTCCGCAAGTTCACCTACCGCGGCGTGGACCTGGACCAGCTGCTGGACATGTCCTA CGAGCAGCTGATGCAGCTCTACAGCGCCCGGCAGAGGCGACGCCTGAACCGCGGCCTGCGGCGCAAGCAGCACTCGCTGCTGAAGCGCCTGCGGAAGGCCAAGAAGGAGGCGCCGCCCATGGAGAAGCCCGAGGTGGTGAAGACGCACCTGCGCGACATGATCATCCTGCCCGAGATGGTGGGCAGCATGGTGGGCGTGTACAACGGCAAGACCTTCAACCAGGTGGAGATCAAG CCCGAGATGATCGGCCACTACCTGGGCGAGTTCTCCATCACCTACAAGCCCGTGAAGCACGGCCGGCCGGGCATCGGCGCCACCCACTCCTCCCGGTTCATCCCCCTCAAGTAG